From a region of the Acidimicrobiales bacterium genome:
- a CDS encoding TerC family protein yields MRSHAALWQWSIFGAVVLGALLFDLLVVHRRPREVRFREALVETGAWIALGLGFGALVWVWFGRSIAGQYYSGYLIEESLSVDNVFVWAVLLDWFVVPVRYQFRVLFWGVFGALGLRAVFIVAGVAVVDRFDPILYVFGAFLLYTAWRLLRGTEEAVDPATSRTLRALRRLVPSTPEYDGQRLFTKIDGRRLATPLFAVLVMIELTDVLFATDSIPAILAVSTHTFVLYSSNAFAVLGLRSLYFVVRGAKDRFETLDNGIAVILAFVGVKMLLSHVVHIGIGVSLAVIIGVLVVSIAWSVWRPAHRRRAP; encoded by the coding sequence CTGCGCTCGCACGCCGCGCTCTGGCAGTGGTCCATCTTCGGGGCGGTCGTCCTCGGTGCCCTGCTGTTCGACCTGCTGGTCGTGCATCGGCGCCCGCGCGAGGTCCGGTTCCGTGAGGCGCTCGTCGAGACGGGCGCGTGGATCGCGCTCGGGCTGGGGTTCGGCGCGCTGGTGTGGGTCTGGTTCGGCCGCTCGATCGCAGGCCAGTACTACTCCGGTTACTTGATCGAAGAGAGCCTCTCGGTCGACAACGTGTTCGTCTGGGCCGTGTTGCTCGACTGGTTCGTCGTGCCGGTCCGCTACCAGTTCCGGGTGCTGTTCTGGGGGGTGTTCGGCGCGCTCGGGCTGCGGGCCGTGTTCATCGTGGCCGGCGTCGCCGTGGTCGATCGCTTCGACCCGATCCTGTACGTCTTCGGCGCGTTTCTCCTGTACACGGCCTGGCGGCTGTTGCGTGGGACCGAGGAGGCGGTGGACCCTGCGACCAGCCGGACGTTGCGCGCGCTGCGCCGCCTGGTGCCGTCGACACCCGAATACGACGGTCAGCGGTTGTTCACGAAGATCGACGGGCGGCGCCTGGCCACCCCGCTGTTCGCGGTCCTCGTGATGATCGAGCTCACTGATGTCCTGTTCGCCACCGACTCGATCCCGGCGATCCTCGCGGTCTCGACCCACACGTTCGTGCTGTACAGCTCCAACGCCTTCGCAGTCTTGGGCCTGCGGTCGTTGTACTTCGTGGTGCGTGGCGCGAAGGACCGCTTCGAAACCCTGGACAACGGCATTGCGGTGATCCTGGCCTTCGTGGGGGTCAAGATGCTGCTGTCCCACGTGGTGCACATCGGCATCGGCGTGTCGCTGGCAGTGATCATCGGCGTGCTCGTGGTGTCGATCGCCTGGTCGGTGTGGCGGCCCGCGCACCGGCGTCGTGCACCATGA
- a CDS encoding ferritin-like domain-containing protein, producing MADLPSQAEMDASIKIVHDHADRIFLWNYERERPQLVTLYNKAMSSQWNSVTELDWSIDVDPEELVQKPTPFQEIVREATKLPGSPIAAWGDREITAFGIEGLKANLSQFMHGEQGAMMTAAKIVETVPWIDAKYYASTQTMDEARHTEVFAKYLHTKLGEAYPMTPFLENQITALLEDSRWDIAYLGMQIIIESLALAAFGDLLRRTDEPLLRKLLRYVMSDEARHVAFGVLSLSEYYQHLSSAELKERQEFLLENSLLNRARATTPEIWERLGVSAEAVVPAIIEAAQHKGLLPGASFARGFHAKLVPNVRKLGLLDANDGWLRKEWAKYGLMEFEHADDTGTDYETYDAVAADRAAATA from the coding sequence ATGGCCGACCTGCCGAGCCAGGCCGAGATGGATGCGTCGATCAAGATCGTGCACGACCATGCCGACCGCATCTTCTTGTGGAACTACGAGCGGGAGCGACCTCAGCTCGTCACGCTCTACAACAAGGCGATGTCGTCGCAGTGGAACAGCGTGACCGAGCTCGACTGGTCGATCGACGTCGACCCCGAGGAGCTCGTCCAGAAGCCGACGCCGTTCCAAGAGATCGTGCGCGAGGCCACGAAGCTGCCGGGCTCCCCGATCGCCGCGTGGGGTGATCGTGAGATCACCGCGTTCGGGATCGAGGGCCTGAAAGCCAACTTGAGCCAGTTCATGCACGGCGAGCAGGGCGCCATGATGACGGCTGCGAAGATCGTCGAGACGGTCCCGTGGATCGACGCCAAGTACTACGCGTCGACCCAGACGATGGACGAAGCCCGGCACACCGAGGTCTTCGCCAAGTACCTGCACACCAAGCTGGGTGAGGCGTACCCGATGACGCCGTTCCTCGAGAACCAGATCACCGCGCTGCTCGAGGACAGCCGGTGGGACATCGCCTACCTCGGCATGCAGATCATCATCGAGAGCTTGGCGCTGGCCGCGTTCGGTGACCTGCTCCGTCGCACCGACGAACCGCTGCTGCGCAAGCTGCTGCGCTACGTGATGTCCGACGAAGCTCGCCACGTGGCGTTCGGGGTGCTCAGCCTGAGCGAGTACTACCAGCACCTCTCGTCGGCGGAGCTCAAGGAGCGCCAGGAGTTCCTGCTCGAGAACTCGTTGCTCAACCGGGCACGCGCCACCACTCCGGAGATCTGGGAGCGGCTCGGCGTGTCGGCCGAGGCGGTGGTGCCGGCCATCATCGAGGCGGCCCAGCACAAGGGCCTGCTGCCCGGCGCGAGCTTCGCGCGGGGCTTCCACGCCAAGTTGGTGCCGAACGTCCGCAAGCTCGGGTTGCTCGATGCCAACGATGGTTGGCTCCGCAAGGAGTGGGCCAAGTACGGCCTCATGGAGTTCGAGCACGCCGACGACACCGGCACCGATTACGAGACGTACGACGCGGTGGCCGCCGACCGCGCCGCCGCCACCGCATGA
- a CDS encoding protein kinase has product MTDQPMSPRSADLGIPGIEGLEQVARGGFGVVFRGRQEHFRRTVAVKVLDSTPDAKTLARFEQECQALGALSGHPNIVSIFDAGSTPDGRPFLIMPYLPGGSLADRLAARGPFPWPEMLDTGVKLAGALTTAHEAGLLHRDIKPENVLRSQYSEPLLADFGLARVQGLDMSQSTTILATPAHVAPEVLSGQPATTSSDVYSLGSTLFALLYGGPAFVRPGDEHVLAVMARLATEPPPDLRPMGVPDLLCRVLEWCMQKQPAHRPASARTLGEALQRAQAQLGVPVTPLPVVSPPDPHQLAGAFSSWTPAPAVTPAPESGSGGVSPVPVPGSGDVLPGSGGVSPVPVPGSGSESTALASAALGSQPTVVPPVARSGAGAGAHDGEAPPASAPGGPGAIGPYTWLQVGIAVAVLALFLTAGLLTGLAV; this is encoded by the coding sequence ATGACCGACCAACCGATGTCGCCTCGATCCGCCGACCTCGGCATCCCGGGCATCGAAGGGCTCGAACAGGTGGCGCGGGGCGGCTTCGGCGTGGTGTTCCGGGGCCGCCAGGAGCACTTCCGGCGCACCGTGGCGGTCAAGGTCCTCGACTCGACTCCCGACGCCAAGACCCTCGCCCGCTTCGAGCAGGAGTGCCAGGCGCTCGGCGCGTTGTCCGGTCACCCCAACATCGTCTCGATCTTCGACGCCGGTTCCACGCCTGACGGCAGACCGTTCCTGATCATGCCGTACCTGCCGGGAGGGTCGTTGGCCGACCGGCTCGCGGCGCGTGGGCCGTTCCCGTGGCCTGAGATGCTCGACACCGGCGTGAAGTTGGCGGGCGCGTTGACCACCGCGCACGAGGCCGGCTTGCTGCACCGCGACATCAAGCCCGAGAACGTGCTGCGGTCGCAGTACAGCGAGCCGCTGCTGGCCGACTTCGGCCTGGCCCGGGTGCAGGGCCTCGACATGAGTCAGAGCACGACGATCTTGGCGACCCCCGCGCACGTGGCGCCGGAAGTGCTGTCGGGTCAGCCGGCCACGACCTCGTCCGACGTGTACTCGTTGGGCTCGACGCTGTTCGCGTTGCTGTACGGCGGGCCCGCATTCGTGCGTCCGGGCGACGAGCACGTGCTCGCCGTCATGGCGCGCCTCGCCACCGAACCACCGCCCGACCTGCGACCGATGGGTGTGCCCGACCTGCTGTGCCGGGTGCTCGAGTGGTGCATGCAGAAGCAGCCGGCGCACCGTCCGGCGTCGGCCCGCACCCTCGGCGAGGCGCTCCAGCGGGCGCAGGCGCAGCTCGGCGTGCCGGTCACCCCACTGCCGGTCGTGAGCCCGCCCGACCCGCACCAGCTTGCCGGCGCGTTCTCGTCGTGGACACCCGCGCCGGCCGTGACCCCCGCACCGGAGTCGGGGTCGGGTGGCGTCTCGCCGGTGCCGGTGCCGGGCTCGGGTGATGTCTTGCCGGGGTCGGGTGGCGTCTCGCCGGTGCCGGTGCCGGGGTCGGGGTCGGAATCGACCGCCCTGGCGTCCGCGGCCCTCGGTTCGCAGCCGACGGTGGTTCCGCCGGTGGCGAGGTCAGGGGCGGGGGCCGGAGCACACGATGGCGAGGCACCGCCCGCGTCCGCTCCCGGTGGCCCCGGTGCGATTGGGCCCTACACCTGGCTGCAAGTGGGCATCGCCGTGGCGGTGCTGGCGCTGTTCCTCACCGCGGGCCTCCTCACCGGCCTCGCGGTCTGA
- a CDS encoding ABC transporter ATP-binding protein → MLLRLLRSHLHRYRYQLAGVLLFQTAQALATLYLPSLTADIIDKGVLGGDRGYIWSTGGYMLFITFIQVACATIAVYYGSRAAVGFGRDVRAGLFQQVLSYSSHEVSELGAPSLITRVTNDVQQVQTFIQLSCTMLVAAPITCVGGIIMAVREDAGLSWILVVAIPLLVVLIGLVISRMVPLYQRVQDLIDWVNRVLREQLVGLRVVRAFVREPLEVYRFAEANGELTDVSLRAGQIQAYMFPIVMVIMNFSSIAVIWFGAGRINSGTLKVGALIAFQTYLVQILGAVMMATFMAVLIPRAAVCAERIEEVLDLDSSVAPPPEPIPMTTTRGTVELRGATFGYPGAEEPVLSQVDLLARPAQTTAIIGSTGAGKTTLLNLIPRLFDVTSGAVLVNGTDVRELDPENLWHHIGLVPQRPYLFSGTVASNLRFSAPGATDEELWEALRVAQAADFVAAMPGGLGATIAQGGLNVSGGQRQRLAIARALVRKPDIYLFDDSFSALDTATDARLRAALVPYVSDSTVIIVAQRVSTIRNADQILVLDDGHAVGLGTHHELLDTCPTYAEIVDSQMSAEEAA, encoded by the coding sequence ATGCTGTTGCGGCTCCTGCGCAGCCACCTCCATCGCTACCGCTACCAGCTTGCGGGTGTCTTGCTGTTCCAGACCGCCCAGGCGCTCGCCACGTTGTACCTGCCGAGCCTCACCGCCGACATCATCGACAAGGGCGTGTTGGGCGGCGACCGCGGCTACATCTGGTCCACCGGCGGCTACATGCTGTTCATCACCTTCATCCAGGTCGCGTGTGCCACGATCGCCGTGTACTACGGGTCGCGGGCGGCCGTCGGCTTCGGACGAGACGTGCGCGCCGGCCTGTTCCAGCAGGTGCTGAGCTACTCGTCGCACGAAGTGAGCGAGCTGGGCGCGCCGTCGTTGATCACCCGGGTGACCAACGACGTGCAGCAGGTCCAGACGTTCATCCAGCTCAGCTGCACGATGCTCGTGGCGGCGCCCATCACGTGCGTCGGCGGCATCATCATGGCGGTCCGCGAGGATGCCGGCCTGTCGTGGATCCTGGTCGTGGCGATCCCGTTGCTGGTCGTGCTGATCGGGCTCGTGATCTCCCGGATGGTGCCCCTGTACCAACGGGTGCAGGACCTCATCGACTGGGTGAACCGGGTGCTGCGAGAGCAGCTCGTCGGGCTGCGGGTGGTGCGGGCCTTCGTGCGCGAACCCCTCGAGGTGTACCGCTTCGCCGAAGCCAACGGCGAGCTGACCGACGTGTCGCTGCGGGCCGGCCAGATCCAGGCCTACATGTTCCCGATCGTCATGGTCATCATGAACTTCTCGAGCATCGCGGTGATCTGGTTCGGCGCCGGGCGCATCAACAGCGGCACGCTCAAAGTCGGCGCGCTGATCGCCTTCCAGACATACCTCGTGCAGATCCTCGGCGCGGTGATGATGGCCACGTTCATGGCCGTGCTCATCCCCCGCGCCGCGGTGTGCGCGGAGCGGATCGAGGAGGTCCTCGACCTCGACTCGTCGGTCGCGCCACCGCCCGAGCCGATCCCGATGACCACGACCCGCGGCACCGTCGAGCTGCGTGGCGCCACCTTCGGCTACCCCGGCGCCGAGGAGCCGGTGCTGTCCCAGGTGGACCTGCTCGCCCGACCTGCGCAGACCACCGCCATCATCGGTTCCACCGGCGCCGGCAAGACCACGTTGTTGAACCTGATCCCCCGCTTGTTCGACGTCACCAGTGGTGCCGTCCTCGTCAACGGCACCGACGTGCGCGAGCTCGATCCCGAGAACTTGTGGCACCACATCGGCCTGGTGCCCCAACGCCCGTACCTGTTCAGCGGGACGGTGGCATCGAACTTGCGCTTCTCGGCGCCGGGCGCGACCGACGAGGAGCTGTGGGAAGCGCTGCGGGTTGCGCAGGCCGCCGACTTCGTGGCGGCCATGCCGGGCGGCCTCGGAGCCACCATCGCACAGGGCGGCCTCAACGTCTCGGGCGGTCAACGGCAACGTCTCGCCATCGCCCGTGCCCTGGTCCGCAAGCCCGACATCTACCTGTTCGACGATTCGTTCTCGGCGCTCGACACCGCCACCGACGCACGACTGCGCGCCGCGCTCGTGCCGTACGTGTCGGACTCGACGGTGATCATCGTGGCTCAGCGGGTGTCCACGATCCGCAACGCCGACCAGATCCTCGTCCTCGACGACGGCCACGCGGTGGGTCTCGGCACCCACCACGAGCTGCTGGACACCTGCCCGACCTACGCCGAGATCGTCGACTCGCAGATGAGCGCGGAGGAAGCGGCGTGA
- the rpoD gene encoding RNA polymerase sigma factor RpoD produces MTDTGAVPSLGSAGGPAAELEGADHHGTEAAVVNIESGSAARPLDQVREPTVIDLLALEGFGDDDEPRDRRDRRSGRTIRPAARAGTTTSSDPVRVYLREIGRVPLLTGPGEVALAKRIEAGSLAAVHLAEMEASGRSHEIGAAERRQFERIVRDGERAKSELIQANLRLVVSIAKRYVARGMPLLDLVQEGNLGLMRAVEKFDYTKGFKFSTYATWWIRQAITRAIADQARTIRIPVHMFESINRVNRVQRQMLQELEREPTLDELATKVEMTPDRVREILRIAQDPLSLDSPLGEADDSNLSDYIPDMTADAPEERAARTMLNYAVEQALEDLNDRERQVMRLRFGLEDGQARTLEEVGREFGVTRERIRQIESKTLAKLRHPHRSQKLRDYLDGD; encoded by the coding sequence ATGACCGACACCGGTGCGGTGCCATCACTCGGGAGCGCTGGCGGCCCCGCCGCCGAGTTGGAAGGCGCCGACCACCACGGCACCGAAGCTGCCGTGGTCAACATCGAGAGTGGCAGCGCGGCGCGGCCGTTGGATCAGGTGCGCGAGCCGACCGTGATCGACTTGCTGGCGCTCGAGGGCTTCGGCGACGACGACGAGCCCCGTGACCGCCGCGACCGCCGATCTGGTCGCACCATCCGCCCGGCGGCGCGGGCCGGCACCACCACCTCGTCGGACCCCGTCCGTGTGTACTTGCGCGAGATCGGCCGCGTGCCACTGCTCACCGGGCCAGGCGAGGTGGCGCTCGCCAAGCGGATCGAGGCCGGCTCGCTCGCCGCGGTTCACCTCGCCGAAATGGAAGCCAGTGGTCGCTCGCACGAGATCGGCGCGGCGGAGCGGCGCCAGTTCGAGCGGATCGTCCGTGACGGGGAACGGGCCAAGAGCGAGCTCATCCAAGCCAACCTGCGTCTCGTCGTGTCGATCGCCAAGCGCTACGTCGCTCGGGGCATGCCCCTGCTCGACCTGGTGCAAGAAGGCAACCTCGGCCTGATGCGAGCCGTCGAGAAGTTCGACTACACGAAGGGCTTCAAGTTCTCGACGTACGCCACGTGGTGGATCCGCCAGGCCATCACGCGTGCGATCGCCGACCAGGCGCGGACCATTCGGATCCCGGTCCACATGTTCGAGTCGATCAACCGGGTCAACCGCGTGCAGCGCCAGATGCTGCAGGAGCTCGAGCGCGAGCCCACGCTCGACGAGCTGGCCACCAAAGTCGAGATGACCCCGGATCGCGTCCGCGAGATCCTCCGGATCGCGCAGGATCCCTTGTCGCTCGACTCGCCCCTTGGCGAGGCCGACGACTCCAACTTGAGCGACTACATCCCGGACATGACCGCGGACGCCCCCGAGGAGCGGGCTGCCCGCACCATGCTCAACTACGCGGTCGAGCAGGCCCTCGAGGACCTCAACGACCGCGAGCGCCAAGTGATGCGACTTCGCTTCGGCCTCGAGGATGGACAAGCTCGCACGCTCGAGGAAGTCGGCAGGGAGTTCGGGGTCACGCGGGAGCGAATACGCCAGATCGAATCGAAGACCCTCGCCAAGCTGCGCCACCCGCATCGCAGCCAGAAGCTGCGCGACTACCTCGACGGCGACTGA
- a CDS encoding ABC transporter ATP-binding protein encodes MTDRDATPSGNGASSGNDRTASNGAAAAEAPTDTTSTGGTEVRNPQRGAITGRWGTTAGMPAEKSKDFGGTVRRLLRQMAAQRTQMIIVVTTAIGSVVFTVIGPKVLAHATDIVVRGVFIHHGVDFPALRHTLLVAVGLYVAATVLRYWQSYALADVVQKAMHRLRSDVEDKIHHLPLRYVDGRPRGDLLSRVTNDIDNLAQSLQQSLAQMLTSVLMIIGVGVMMFTIDPILAGVAIVTIPLSIVIVRIVTQRSKRWFIAQWRDTGELNSQVEESFTGHALVKVFGQQGAALARFQTTNDRLYEASFRAQFITGVIQPAMMFLGNLNFVAIAVVGGLLISSGRMTVGDIQAFIQYSRAFTQPITQMASMANVLQSGIASAERVFELLDAEDESPDPEHPLVDERPEGRVEFERVKFSYRADQELIRDLSLVAEPGETVAIVGPTGAGKTTLVNLIMRFYEVDGGRITLDGVDIAQMTRAELRSNIGMVLQDTWLFGGTIRENIAYGNLDATEEQIRAAAKAAYVDRFVHSLPDGYDTRLDDDGTTVSAGEKQLITIARAFLADPTILILDEATSSVDTRTEVLIQQAMSALRSSRTSFVIAHRLSTIRDADLILVMENGSIVEQGTHEELVARGGAYYQLYNAQFAGPAIEELDEPAGTPST; translated from the coding sequence GTGACCGACCGCGATGCCACCCCCTCCGGCAACGGTGCCTCGTCAGGCAACGACCGCACCGCATCGAACGGCGCTGCTGCCGCCGAGGCCCCGACCGACACGACCTCGACGGGTGGCACCGAGGTGAGGAACCCCCAGCGCGGGGCCATCACCGGACGGTGGGGCACGACGGCCGGGATGCCCGCCGAGAAATCGAAGGACTTCGGCGGTACGGTCCGCCGGCTGCTGCGCCAGATGGCAGCCCAGCGCACACAGATGATCATCGTGGTGACCACTGCCATCGGCAGCGTCGTGTTCACGGTGATCGGCCCGAAAGTCCTGGCGCACGCAACCGACATCGTCGTGCGCGGGGTGTTCATCCACCACGGGGTCGACTTCCCCGCCCTGCGCCACACACTGCTCGTGGCCGTCGGCCTGTACGTGGCGGCGACCGTGTTGCGGTACTGGCAGTCCTACGCGCTCGCGGACGTCGTGCAAAAAGCCATGCACCGGCTGCGCTCCGATGTCGAGGACAAGATCCACCACCTGCCGCTGCGCTACGTCGACGGCCGTCCCCGCGGCGACCTGCTGAGCAGGGTCACCAACGACATCGACAACCTGGCCCAGAGCCTCCAGCAATCGCTGGCGCAGATGCTCACGTCGGTGCTGATGATCATCGGCGTCGGCGTCATGATGTTCACGATCGACCCGATCCTGGCGGGGGTCGCGATCGTCACGATCCCGCTGTCGATCGTGATCGTGCGCATCGTGACCCAGCGGTCGAAGCGGTGGTTCATCGCCCAGTGGCGCGACACCGGCGAGCTCAACTCCCAGGTCGAGGAATCGTTCACCGGCCACGCGCTGGTGAAGGTGTTCGGCCAGCAGGGTGCCGCCCTGGCTCGGTTCCAGACCACCAACGACCGGCTCTACGAAGCGTCGTTCCGGGCGCAGTTCATCACCGGTGTGATCCAGCCGGCGATGATGTTCCTCGGCAACTTGAACTTCGTGGCGATCGCCGTGGTGGGCGGGTTGCTGATCTCGTCCGGGCGGATGACCGTGGGCGACATCCAGGCGTTCATCCAGTACTCCAGGGCGTTCACGCAACCCATCACGCAGATGGCGTCGATGGCCAACGTCTTGCAGTCGGGCATCGCTTCGGCGGAGCGGGTCTTCGAACTGCTCGACGCCGAAGACGAGTCGCCCGATCCCGAACACCCGCTCGTCGACGAGCGGCCAGAGGGCCGTGTCGAGTTCGAGCGCGTGAAGTTCTCCTACCGGGCTGACCAGGAGCTGATCCGTGACTTGTCGCTCGTGGCCGAGCCGGGCGAGACCGTGGCGATCGTCGGGCCGACCGGCGCCGGCAAGACCACGTTGGTGAACTTGATCATGCGGTTCTACGAGGTCGACGGCGGCCGCATCACGCTCGACGGCGTCGACATCGCCCAGATGACACGCGCCGAACTGCGCTCCAACATCGGCATGGTGCTGCAGGACACCTGGCTGTTCGGCGGAACGATCCGCGAGAACATCGCGTACGGCAACCTCGACGCGACCGAGGAGCAGATCCGGGCGGCGGCAAAGGCCGCGTACGTCGACCGGTTCGTGCACTCGCTCCCCGACGGCTACGACACCCGCCTCGACGACGACGGCACCACCGTGTCGGCCGGCGAGAAGCAGCTGATCACCATCGCCAGGGCATTCCTGGCAGACCCCACGATCTTGATCCTCGACGAAGCCACCAGCTCCGTCGACACCCGCACGGAAGTGCTCATCCAGCAGGCCATGTCGGCGTTGCGCTCGTCGCGCACGAGTTTCGTGATCGCCCACCGCCTGTCGACCATCCGCGACGCCGACCTGATCTTGGTGATGGAGAACGGGTCGATCGTGGAGCAAGGCACGCACGAAGAGCTCGTCGCACGCGGCGGTGCGTACTACCAGCTCTACAACGCCCAGTTCGCCGGCCCGGCCATCGAGGAGCTCGACGAACCGGCGGGCACCCCCTCGACCTGA
- a CDS encoding inositol monophosphatase — translation MDGAELLDLLGAAADATIASLAATGDWGPSGRREGQYASDLVADRAALSILHDAGLDVVSEESGRTGQGTSGVVVVVDPLDGSTNASRGVSWWGTSLCAVDHDGPAAAVVHDIRHEVRYTAARGGGARRDGEAIWPSGATALADSLVALSGLPPCHLGWRQFRALGAVALDLCAVADGTLDGFIDCSPSAHGVWDYLGGLLVCREAGAVVADGLGRELVTLDHADRRTPVAAATPQLLAEIVAARRTF, via the coding sequence GTGGACGGCGCCGAGCTCCTCGATCTGCTGGGCGCGGCTGCCGACGCCACGATCGCGTCGCTCGCCGCCACCGGTGATTGGGGCCCGTCGGGACGGCGTGAGGGCCAGTACGCGAGCGACCTGGTCGCTGACCGCGCCGCGCTCAGCATCCTCCACGACGCCGGCCTCGACGTCGTCAGCGAGGAGTCGGGCCGCACGGGCCAGGGGACGAGCGGGGTCGTGGTGGTCGTCGACCCGCTCGACGGATCGACGAACGCTTCTCGGGGCGTGTCGTGGTGGGGGACCAGCCTGTGCGCAGTGGACCACGACGGACCTGCGGCGGCCGTGGTGCACGACATCCGCCACGAGGTCCGCTACACCGCGGCGCGCGGGGGCGGCGCGCGGCGCGACGGCGAGGCCATCTGGCCGTCGGGCGCGACCGCCCTGGCCGATTCGCTGGTCGCCCTGTCGGGCTTGCCGCCGTGCCACCTCGGCTGGCGGCAGTTCCGTGCGCTGGGCGCCGTCGCGCTCGACTTGTGCGCGGTGGCCGACGGCACGCTCGACGGGTTCATCGACTGCTCGCCCAGCGCGCACGGCGTGTGGGACTACCTGGGTGGGCTGCTGGTGTGCCGCGAGGCCGGTGCGGTGGTGGCCGACGGGTTGGGGCGAGAGCTCGTCACCCTCGACCACGCCGATCGCCGCACGCCCGTCGCAGCGGCCACCCCGCAGCTGCTGGCGGAGATCGTGGCTGCCCGGCGCACATTTTGA
- the dnaG gene encoding DNA primase, protein MAIVDDDIARVRDAVDIVQLISRHLALKKVGGNFVGRCPFHQENTPSFNVRPQIGRYYCFGCLASGDAIDFVQQIDHLDFVGAVEQLAAQAGITLRYTDAHQGEARRERKLLIDVITKAVDFYHDRLLHGADAGAARRYLRARGFDGDLVREYRLGWAPDAWDTLARHLRVTDKVLADTGLGFVNRVNKQQDFFRARILFPIADAQGDPVGFGGRKLPDAEGPKYRNTSETSLYHKSKVLYGLDRAKTEIVQQDRVIICEGYTDVIGFARAGLPVAVATCGTALTEEHVKLLRRFSQRLILAFDPDRAGQAAAERVYEWERTHDLEVSVVALPEGEDPADLAQHDPDQLRAAVDEAQRFLGFRVGQALRGGDLRSPEGRAHAADVAAAMIAEHPDELVRDPYVMEVADRCRLDATRLRGRVEHFIAHPPERATATRARRPAPDEAAAGGRAAPAVPFRTTAETEALRVAVHRPSELLDRLVDRLFTDPVHVAVLGSLRAHGGDTRAAALASNGEEAALLSRLAMEETAADPADVLARLVDQATERALAEVERDARMSDDPLAFAALIGWIKLRQEELRSEGDGSQAAVKQLVAWLTEHVAEGA, encoded by the coding sequence ATGGCGATCGTGGACGACGACATCGCGCGGGTCCGCGACGCCGTCGACATCGTCCAGCTGATCAGCCGCCACCTGGCGCTCAAGAAGGTCGGTGGCAACTTCGTGGGGCGCTGCCCCTTCCACCAGGAGAACACGCCGTCGTTCAACGTGCGGCCGCAGATCGGTCGGTACTACTGCTTCGGGTGCCTGGCCAGCGGTGACGCGATCGACTTCGTGCAACAGATCGACCACCTCGACTTCGTGGGCGCCGTCGAGCAGCTCGCTGCGCAGGCAGGGATCACCCTGCGCTACACGGATGCGCACCAAGGCGAGGCCCGCAGGGAACGCAAGCTGCTGATCGATGTGATCACCAAGGCGGTCGACTTCTACCACGACCGCTTGCTGCACGGCGCCGACGCCGGCGCCGCGCGCCGTTACCTGCGGGCGCGCGGCTTCGACGGCGACCTGGTTCGCGAGTACCGCCTCGGTTGGGCCCCCGACGCGTGGGACACGCTCGCGCGCCACTTGCGGGTGACCGACAAGGTGCTCGCCGACACGGGCCTCGGCTTCGTGAACCGCGTCAACAAGCAGCAGGACTTCTTCCGCGCCCGGATCTTGTTCCCGATCGCCGACGCCCAAGGCGATCCCGTCGGTTTCGGCGGCCGCAAGCTGCCCGACGCCGAAGGGCCCAAGTACCGCAACACGTCGGAGACCTCCCTGTACCACAAGAGCAAGGTGCTCTACGGACTCGACCGGGCCAAGACCGAGATCGTGCAACAGGATCGGGTGATCATCTGTGAGGGCTACACCGACGTGATCGGGTTCGCCCGAGCCGGGCTACCGGTTGCCGTCGCCACCTGCGGAACCGCGCTGACCGAGGAGCACGTCAAGCTCCTACGGCGGTTCAGCCAGCGCCTGATCCTCGCCTTCGACCCCGACCGCGCGGGCCAGGCCGCTGCGGAGCGGGTGTACGAGTGGGAGCGCACACACGACCTCGAGGTGTCGGTCGTGGCTCTGCCCGAAGGGGAGGATCCGGCCGACTTGGCCCAGCACGATCCCGACCAGCTCCGCGCCGCGGTCGACGAAGCCCAGCGGTTCCTCGGGTTTCGCGTGGGTCAGGCCCTCCGGGGCGGCGACTTGCGCAGCCCGGAAGGGCGGGCACACGCCGCGGACGTGGCGGCCGCCATGATCGCCGAGCACCCCGACGAGCTGGTGCGCGACCCCTATGTGATGGAGGTCGCCGACCGCTGCCGCCTCGATGCAACCCGGCTGCGCGGCCGGGTCGAGCACTTCATCGCCCACCCTCCCGAGCGCGCCACGGCGACCCGCGCCCGCCGCCCGGCGCCCGACGAGGCCGCCGCCGGAGGGCGTGCCGCGCCCGCGGTGCCGTTCCGCACCACCGCCGAGACCGAGGCGCTCCGCGTCGCGGTGCACCGACCCTCCGAGCTCCTCGACCGGCTCGTCGACCGCTTGTTCACCGATCCCGTCCACGTCGCCGTGCTCGGGTCGCTCCGCGCCCACGGCGGTGACACCCGCGCCGCCGCGTTGGCGTCGAACGGTGAGGAAGCTGCCTTGTTGTCCCGCTTGGCGATGGAGGAGACCGCTGCCGACCCCGCCGACGTGCTCGCCCGCCTCGTCGACCAGGCCACCGAGCGCGCCCTCGCCGAAGTCGAGCGTGACGCGCGCATGTCCGATGATCCGTTGGCGTTCGCCGCCTTGATCGGCTGGATCAAGCTCCGCCAGGAGGAGCTCCGGTCTGAGGGCGACGGCAGTCAGGCCGCGGTGAAGCAGTTGGTAGCCTGGCTCACCGAACACGTCGCGGAGGGAGCATGA